From Toxorhynchites rutilus septentrionalis strain SRP chromosome 2, ASM2978413v1, whole genome shotgun sequence, a single genomic window includes:
- the LOC129766447 gene encoding uncharacterized protein K02A2.6-like — MKGVTILCHLDITDAYSHLTVDEDFSHALTLNTPTHGLIRPTRAVYGAANIPAIWQWRVETVLQGLPNVVNFYDDLLIHAVNLEEMLNVLEKTLDRLWTNVLHLNRSKCVFGAPAVEFLGHKIDAAGVHKSDRHIEAIRDTKKPSNADEFLMFLCKATYYSDFIPNLSTRDKPLRDMLLQENFKWNTNADAAYEEIKSALISPQDDILGRIVRALEDSQTLERVGFKSPEINYRIGAGCLVYEHRVIVPRSLQETVLKDLHVGHLGKVKMKGLARSFVYWPGIDADIERAAKNCHEYAKYANDPPKFRDHVWKYPKVPWERIHIDFAGPLLEVMLLIITDAYTHGVPVTVVSDNGTNFTFTEFKTYLRMVGVKYHKLTAPYHPSTNGQAERSVQTVKSVLKAMDTTRSSIQQNLKTFLRQYRRAPHSTTGQPPCQLFLGRNIRMR; from the exons ATGAAAGGTGTAACTATTTTGTGTCACCTCGATATAACCGATGCTTATTCTCACTTGACGGTTGATGAAGATTTCAGTCATGCTCTTACACTGAACACACCTACGCATGGATTGATTCGCCCTACACGAGCTGTATACGGCGCAGCGAATATTCCTGCAATTTGGCAATGGCGAGTGGAAACGGTTCTACAAGGACTTCCGAATGTTGTGAACTTCTACGACGACCTTTTAATTCATGCGGTTAACTTAGAGGAAATGCTAAATGTGCTGGAGAAAACGTTGGATAGGTTATGGACCAATGTACTTCACTTAAATCGATCCAAGTGTGTGTTCGGAGCACCTGCTGTTGAGTTCCTGGGACATAAGATTGATGCGGCCGGGGTGCACAAGTCCGACAGACATATTGAAGCAATACGTGATACGAAAAAACCATCGAACGCTGATGAGTTCCTGATGTTTTTGTGCAAGGCAacttattatagtgattttatTCCCAATCTCTCCACACGAGACAAACCCCTCCGAGACATGTTGCTCCAGGAGAActtcaaatggaacacaaatgcAGATGCAGCGTACGAAGAAATCAAAAGTGCGTTAATTTCGCCGCAG GATGATATTTTGGGAAGAATTGTTCGTGCTCTAGAAGATAGTCAAACGTTGGAACGTGTGGGCTTCAAATCTCCAGAAATCAACTATCGAATTGGTGCTGGCTGTCTAGTGTATGAGCACCGAGTGATCGTACCCCGTTCGCTACAAGAAACTGTTCTGAAGGATTTACACGTGGGACACCTGGGAAAAGTGAAAATGAAGGGGCTGGCGCGATCATTTGTATATTGGCCCGGAATAGATGCAGACATCGAGCGGGCTGCGAAAAATTGTCATGAATATGCTAAATACGCGAACGATCCTCCAAAATTTCGGGACCACGTATGGAAATATCCGAAAGTGCCGTGGGAGCGCATTCATATAGATTTTGCTGGGCCTCTCCTGGAAGTGATGCTGCTCATAATCACGGATGCTTACA CACACGGAGTTCCTGTTACAGTCGTTTCCGATAACGGTACCAACTTTACATTTACTGAGTTCAAAACATATCTTCGGATGGTAGGCGTTAAGTATCATAAATTGACTGCTCCATATCATCCATCAACGAATGGGCAAGCCGAACGTAGTGTGCAGACGGTGAAAAGTGTCCTCAAAGCTATGGATACAACGAGAAGCAGTATACAACAAAACTTGAAGACATTTCTTCGTCAGTACAGGAGAGCGCCTCACTCTACTACAGGTCAACCTCCATGTCAACTGTTTTTGGGTCGTAATATTCGGATGCGCTAG